The genomic DNA CGCTGCTCATGGCCGAGCGGCTGGTGCGGGGCCGGAAGCGGGCCGTCCTCTCGGCCGCCATCCACCCGGAATACCGCGAGACGGTGCGAACCTATTTCACGAACCTCGATCTCGAGGTCGTGGAGGTCGAGGCGGGCCCGGACGGAGCGACGGACCGGACCGCGCTCGAAGCGGCCGTGGACGAAAAGACGTTCGCCGTGGCCGTGCAGTCGCCCAACTTCTACGGCGTGATCGAGGACTGGAGTGCCGGCTCGGCGGCCGCGAAGGCCAGGGGCGCGCTCTCGATCGCGGTCGTGGCCGAGGCCGCCTCTCTCGCTCTCCTGAAGCCTCCGGCGGAAGGCGGGGCGGACATCGCCTGCGGCGAAGCGCAGTCGCTCGGGGTGCCGATGCACAACGGCGGGCCGCTCTGCGGCTTCCTCGCCTGCCGCACGGCGCACCAGCGCCAGATTCCGGGCCGGCTCGTGGGCGAAACGCGCGACGCCGAGGGGCGGCGCGCCTTCTGCCTGACGCTCTCGACGCGCGAGCAGCACATCCGGCGCGAGAAGGCGACGTCGAACATCTGCACGAACCAGGGCCTGATGACCCTGGCGGCCAACATCCACATGTCGCTCATGGGCAAGAAGGGCCTGCGCGAGGTGGCCCTGCAGAGCCATGCGAAGGCCGAGTACTTGAAGGCGGCGATCGCGAAGCTGCCGGGCTTCCGCATTCCCTATGGCGGCCCGACCTTCAACGAGTTCCTGGTCGAGGCCCCCGAGCCAGCCGCGCCGCTTCTCGCGCGCCTGGCCTCGGGCGGGATTCTCGGCGGTGTGCCTCTCTCGCGCTGGGATCCGGCAAACACAAGCACAAGGCCGAACGCCTTCCTCGTGGCCGTGACCGAGATGAACCAGAAGGACGAGATGGATCGCCTGGTGGCGGCCTTGAGGACAAGGTTGAAGGGCTGAAAGGCTGATGTCGGTCGAAGCCGAAGAGAAGGCCGGGCACGCGGCCACCGCGGATCCGAAGCACCCCGAGCCGCGGCATGAACCGCTCGTCTTCGAGCGCTCGGGCAAGGGCAAGGTCGGCTACTCGCTGCCGCCGCTGGACGTGCCTGCCGTCGTCGCGATCCCGCCGGCGCTGACCCGCGGGGAGATCGCGGGAGAAACCGAGATCTCGGAGGTCGAGGTCGCCCGGCATTTCACGCGGCTCTCGCGCCTGAACTTCTCGATCGACCAGAACCTCTACCCGCTGGGCTCCTGCACGATGAAGCACAACCCCCGCACGAACGAGGAGATGGCCCGCCTGCCCGGCTTTGCGGCGGGGCACCCCCTGGCGCCCGAGTCTGTGTCGCAGGGCACGCTCGAGCTGATGTGGCGGCTCGAGCAGGTCTTGATCGAGTTGACGGGGCTCTCGCGCGTGACGCTCCAGCCCTCGGCGGGGGCGCAGGGGGAGCTCGCCGGCATCCTGATGGTCCACGCCGCGCATGCCAAGGCCGGCAACCCGCGCACGACCGTGCTCATCCCGGACTCGGCCCACGGCACGAACCCGGCTTCGGCGCACTTCGCCGGCTACAAGGTCCGTGAGCTGAAGTCGAACGCCCGCGGGACGCTCGACCTGCGCGTTCTCCGGGAGGCGATGACTGAGGACGTGGCCGCGCTGATGCTGA from Candidatus Methylomirabilota bacterium includes the following:
- a CDS encoding glycine dehydrogenase (acts in conjunction with GvcH to form H-protein-S-aminomethyldihydrolipoyllysine from glycine; forms a heterodimer with subunit 2 to form the P protein); translated protein: LLMAERLVRGRKRAVLSAAIHPEYRETVRTYFTNLDLEVVEVEAGPDGATDRTALEAAVDEKTFAVAVQSPNFYGVIEDWSAGSAAAKARGALSIAVVAEAASLALLKPPAEGGADIACGEAQSLGVPMHNGGPLCGFLACRTAHQRQIPGRLVGETRDAEGRRAFCLTLSTREQHIRREKATSNICTNQGLMTLAANIHMSLMGKKGLREVALQSHAKAEYLKAAIAKLPGFRIPYGGPTFNEFLVEAPEPAAPLLARLASGGILGGVPLSRWDPANTSTRPNAFLVAVTEMNQKDEMDRLVAALRTRLKG